Proteins co-encoded in one Parus major isolate Abel chromosome 17, Parus_major1.1, whole genome shotgun sequence genomic window:
- the FUBP3 gene encoding far upstream element-binding protein 3 isoform X4: MAELAQGQSQSAAPVGIKPEGFVDALHRARQIAAKIGDIPHLNNSTTLVDPSVYGYGVQKRPLDDGGNQLGALVHQRAVITEEFKVPDKMVGFIIGRGGEQISRIQIESGCKIQIAPDSGGMPERPCVLTGTPESIEQAKRLLGQIVDRCRNGPGFHNDVDGNSTIQEILIPASKVGLVIGKGGETIKQLQERTGVKMIMIQDGPMPTGADKPLRITGDAFKVQQAREMVLEIIREKDQADFRGVRSDFSARMGGGSIEVSVPRFAVGIVIGRNGEMIKKIQNDAGVRIQFKPDDGISSERVAQVMGLPDRCQHAAHIISELILTAQERDGFGSLAVARGRGRGRGDWSIGTPGGMQEITYTVPADKCGLVIGKGGENIKSINQQSGAHVELQRNPPPNTDPGVRIFTIRGVPQQIELARHLIDEKVGGTSMGGPGGFGQSPFSQAPATPHQNGPQAFMTQGWGSTYQTWQQPGQQVPSQQSQQQNSHPDYSKAWEEYFKKQSHAASAASQASSQPDYTMAWAEYYRQQAAYYGQTLGQAQAHSQEQ, encoded by the exons ATGGCGGAGCTGGCGCAGGGGCAGAGCCAGAGCGCGGCGCCCGTGGGAATCAAGCCCGAGGGTTTCGTGGACGCTCTGCACCGGGCCCGGCAG ATTGCTGCTAAAATTGGAGATATTCCTCACTTGAATAATTCTACAACGCTTGTGGACCCGTCAGTCTACGGTTATGGAGTGCAGAAACGGCCCCTGGATGATGGAG GTAACCAGTTAGGGGCCCTGGTACATCAAAG ggctGTAATAACAGAAGAGTTCAAAGTGCCTGATAAAATGGTTGGATTTA TAATCGGCAGGGGAGGAGAACAGATCTCACGAATTCAGATAGAGTCTGGCTGCAAAATTCAAATTGCTCCAG ACAGTGGTGGGATGCCTGAGAGGCCCTGTGTACTTACTGGGACACCAGAGAGCATTGA ACAAGCAAAACGGCTACTGGGGCAGATTGTAGATCGCTGTCGGAACGGACCTGGTTTTCACAACGATGTTGATGGCAACAGTACCATTCAGGAGATTTTGATCCCGGCATCCAAAGTGGGTCTAGTCATCGGCAAAGGAGGTGAAACAATAAAACAGTTGCAG GAGCGAACAGGTGTGAAAATGATTATGATCCAAGATGGTCCTATGCCTACTGGAGCAGATAAACCTCTCCGTATTACTGGAGATGCATTTAAAGTACAG CAAGCGAGGGAAATGGTACTGGAGATCATCCGAGAGAAAGATCAGGCAGACTTCCGAGGCGTACGCAGTGATTTCAGTGCTAGAATGGGAGGAGGCAGCATAGAG GTCTCTGTGCCCAGGTTTGCTGTTGGAATTGTGATaggaagaaatggagaaatgatCAAAAAGATTCAGAATGATGCTGGAGTTAGGATTCAATTTAAACCAG ATGATGGGATTAGCTCTGAAAGAGTCGCACAGGTCATGGGGCTCCCTGATCGGTGTCAACATGCAGCACACATCATCAGTGAGCTCATCCTCACGGCTCAG gaACGTGATGGCTTTGGAAGCTTGGCTGTTGCCCGAGGAAGAGGTCGTGGCCGTGGGGACTGGAGCATTGGAACACCTGGAGGCATGCAGGAAATCACCTACACTGTTCCAGCTGACAAGTGTGGCCTCGTTATAGGCAAAG GTGGTGAGAACATCAAGAGCATAAATCAGCAGTCGGGAGCTCatgtggagctgcagagaaacCCACCCCCAAACACAGACCCTGGCGTAAGAATATTCACAATCAGAGGGGTCCCCCAGCAAATCGAGCTCGCTAGACATCTCATAGATGAGAAAGTTGGT GGTACCAGCATGGGTGGACCTGGAGGATTTGGTCAAAGTCCGTTCAGCCAAGCACCTGCTACACCTCATCAAAA TGGTCCTCAGGCGTTCAtgacacagggctggggcagtACCTACCAGACGTGGCAGCAGCCTGGACAGCAAGTCCCAA GCcaacagagccagcagcagaacagccaTCCTGATTACAGCAAAGCATGGGAGGAGTATTTCAAAAAACAGA GTcatgctgccagtgctgcttcTCAGGCAAGTTCCCAGCCGGACTACACGATGGCTTGGGCAGAGTATTACCGACAGCAGGCTGCCTACTACGGGCAGACACTAGGGCAGGCTCAGGCCCACAGCCAG gAGCAGTAG
- the FUBP3 gene encoding far upstream element-binding protein 3 isoform X3 produces the protein MAELAQGQSQSAAPVGIKPEGFVDALHRARQIAAKIGDIPHLNNSTTLVDPSVYGYGVQKRPLDDGVGNQLGALVHQRAVITEEFKVPDKMVGFIIGRGGEQISRIQIESGCKIQIAPDSGGMPERPCVLTGTPESIEQAKRLLGQIVDRCRNGPGFHNDVDGNSTIQEILIPASKVGLVIGKGGETIKQLQERTGVKMIMIQDGPMPTGADKPLRITGDAFKVQQAREMVLEIIREKDQADFRGVRSDFSARMGGGSIEVSVPRFAVGIVIGRNGEMIKKIQNDAGVRIQFKPDDGISSERVAQVMGLPDRCQHAAHIISELILTAQERDGFGSLAVARGRGRGRGDWSIGTPGGMQEITYTVPADKCGLVIGKGGENIKSINQQSGAHVELQRNPPPNTDPGVRIFTIRGVPQQIELARHLIDEKVGGTSMGGPGGFGQSPFSQAPATPHQNGPQAFMTQGWGSTYQTWQQPGQQVPSQQSQQQNSHPDYSKAWEEYFKKQSHAASAASQASSQPDYTMAWAEYYRQQAAYYGQTLGQAQAHSQEQ, from the exons ATGGCGGAGCTGGCGCAGGGGCAGAGCCAGAGCGCGGCGCCCGTGGGAATCAAGCCCGAGGGTTTCGTGGACGCTCTGCACCGGGCCCGGCAG ATTGCTGCTAAAATTGGAGATATTCCTCACTTGAATAATTCTACAACGCTTGTGGACCCGTCAGTCTACGGTTATGGAGTGCAGAAACGGCCCCTGGATGATGGAG TAGGTAACCAGTTAGGGGCCCTGGTACATCAAAG ggctGTAATAACAGAAGAGTTCAAAGTGCCTGATAAAATGGTTGGATTTA TAATCGGCAGGGGAGGAGAACAGATCTCACGAATTCAGATAGAGTCTGGCTGCAAAATTCAAATTGCTCCAG ACAGTGGTGGGATGCCTGAGAGGCCCTGTGTACTTACTGGGACACCAGAGAGCATTGA ACAAGCAAAACGGCTACTGGGGCAGATTGTAGATCGCTGTCGGAACGGACCTGGTTTTCACAACGATGTTGATGGCAACAGTACCATTCAGGAGATTTTGATCCCGGCATCCAAAGTGGGTCTAGTCATCGGCAAAGGAGGTGAAACAATAAAACAGTTGCAG GAGCGAACAGGTGTGAAAATGATTATGATCCAAGATGGTCCTATGCCTACTGGAGCAGATAAACCTCTCCGTATTACTGGAGATGCATTTAAAGTACAG CAAGCGAGGGAAATGGTACTGGAGATCATCCGAGAGAAAGATCAGGCAGACTTCCGAGGCGTACGCAGTGATTTCAGTGCTAGAATGGGAGGAGGCAGCATAGAG GTCTCTGTGCCCAGGTTTGCTGTTGGAATTGTGATaggaagaaatggagaaatgatCAAAAAGATTCAGAATGATGCTGGAGTTAGGATTCAATTTAAACCAG ATGATGGGATTAGCTCTGAAAGAGTCGCACAGGTCATGGGGCTCCCTGATCGGTGTCAACATGCAGCACACATCATCAGTGAGCTCATCCTCACGGCTCAG gaACGTGATGGCTTTGGAAGCTTGGCTGTTGCCCGAGGAAGAGGTCGTGGCCGTGGGGACTGGAGCATTGGAACACCTGGAGGCATGCAGGAAATCACCTACACTGTTCCAGCTGACAAGTGTGGCCTCGTTATAGGCAAAG GTGGTGAGAACATCAAGAGCATAAATCAGCAGTCGGGAGCTCatgtggagctgcagagaaacCCACCCCCAAACACAGACCCTGGCGTAAGAATATTCACAATCAGAGGGGTCCCCCAGCAAATCGAGCTCGCTAGACATCTCATAGATGAGAAAGTTGGT GGTACCAGCATGGGTGGACCTGGAGGATTTGGTCAAAGTCCGTTCAGCCAAGCACCTGCTACACCTCATCAAAA TGGTCCTCAGGCGTTCAtgacacagggctggggcagtACCTACCAGACGTGGCAGCAGCCTGGACAGCAAGTCCCAA GCcaacagagccagcagcagaacagccaTCCTGATTACAGCAAAGCATGGGAGGAGTATTTCAAAAAACAGA GTcatgctgccagtgctgcttcTCAGGCAAGTTCCCAGCCGGACTACACGATGGCTTGGGCAGAGTATTACCGACAGCAGGCTGCCTACTACGGGCAGACACTAGGGCAGGCTCAGGCCCACAGCCAG gAGCAGTAG
- the FUBP3 gene encoding far upstream element-binding protein 3 isoform X5: MAELAQGQSQSAAPVGIKPEGFVDALHRARQIAAKIGDIPHLNNSTTLVDPSVYGYGVQKRPLDDGGLRVSGLHGAQIRDTERIGNQLGALVHQRAVITEEFKVPDKMVGFIIGRGGEQISRIQIESGCKIQIAPDSGGMPERPCVLTGTPESIEQAKRLLGQIVDRCRNGPGFHNDVDGNSTIQEILIPASKVGLVIGKGGETIKQLQERTGVKMIMIQDGPMPTGADKPLRITGDAFKVQQAREMVLEIIREKDQADFRGVRSDFSARMGGGSIEVSVPRFAVGIVIGRNGEMIKKIQNDAGVRIQFKPDDGISSERVAQVMGLPDRCQHAAHIISELILTAQERDGFGSLAVARGRGRGRGDWSIGTPGGMQEITYTVPADKCGLVIGKGGENIKSINQQSGAHVELQRNPPPNTDPGVRIFTIRGVPQQIELARHLIDEKVGGTSMGGPGGFGQSPFSQAPATPHQNGPQAFMTQGWGSTYQTWQQPGQQVPSHAASAASQASSQPDYTMAWAEYYRQQAAYYGQTLGQAQAHSQEQ; this comes from the exons ATGGCGGAGCTGGCGCAGGGGCAGAGCCAGAGCGCGGCGCCCGTGGGAATCAAGCCCGAGGGTTTCGTGGACGCTCTGCACCGGGCCCGGCAG ATTGCTGCTAAAATTGGAGATATTCCTCACTTGAATAATTCTACAACGCTTGTGGACCCGTCAGTCTACGGTTATGGAGTGCAGAAACGGCCCCTGGATGATGGAG GTCTCCGTGTAAGTGGGCTCCATGGAGCACAGatcagagacacagagagaa TAGGTAACCAGTTAGGGGCCCTGGTACATCAAAG ggctGTAATAACAGAAGAGTTCAAAGTGCCTGATAAAATGGTTGGATTTA TAATCGGCAGGGGAGGAGAACAGATCTCACGAATTCAGATAGAGTCTGGCTGCAAAATTCAAATTGCTCCAG ACAGTGGTGGGATGCCTGAGAGGCCCTGTGTACTTACTGGGACACCAGAGAGCATTGA ACAAGCAAAACGGCTACTGGGGCAGATTGTAGATCGCTGTCGGAACGGACCTGGTTTTCACAACGATGTTGATGGCAACAGTACCATTCAGGAGATTTTGATCCCGGCATCCAAAGTGGGTCTAGTCATCGGCAAAGGAGGTGAAACAATAAAACAGTTGCAG GAGCGAACAGGTGTGAAAATGATTATGATCCAAGATGGTCCTATGCCTACTGGAGCAGATAAACCTCTCCGTATTACTGGAGATGCATTTAAAGTACAG CAAGCGAGGGAAATGGTACTGGAGATCATCCGAGAGAAAGATCAGGCAGACTTCCGAGGCGTACGCAGTGATTTCAGTGCTAGAATGGGAGGAGGCAGCATAGAG GTCTCTGTGCCCAGGTTTGCTGTTGGAATTGTGATaggaagaaatggagaaatgatCAAAAAGATTCAGAATGATGCTGGAGTTAGGATTCAATTTAAACCAG ATGATGGGATTAGCTCTGAAAGAGTCGCACAGGTCATGGGGCTCCCTGATCGGTGTCAACATGCAGCACACATCATCAGTGAGCTCATCCTCACGGCTCAG gaACGTGATGGCTTTGGAAGCTTGGCTGTTGCCCGAGGAAGAGGTCGTGGCCGTGGGGACTGGAGCATTGGAACACCTGGAGGCATGCAGGAAATCACCTACACTGTTCCAGCTGACAAGTGTGGCCTCGTTATAGGCAAAG GTGGTGAGAACATCAAGAGCATAAATCAGCAGTCGGGAGCTCatgtggagctgcagagaaacCCACCCCCAAACACAGACCCTGGCGTAAGAATATTCACAATCAGAGGGGTCCCCCAGCAAATCGAGCTCGCTAGACATCTCATAGATGAGAAAGTTGGT GGTACCAGCATGGGTGGACCTGGAGGATTTGGTCAAAGTCCGTTCAGCCAAGCACCTGCTACACCTCATCAAAA TGGTCCTCAGGCGTTCAtgacacagggctggggcagtACCTACCAGACGTGGCAGCAGCCTGGACAGCAAGTCCCAA GTcatgctgccagtgctgcttcTCAGGCAAGTTCCCAGCCGGACTACACGATGGCTTGGGCAGAGTATTACCGACAGCAGGCTGCCTACTACGGGCAGACACTAGGGCAGGCTCAGGCCCACAGCCAG gAGCAGTAG
- the FUBP3 gene encoding far upstream element-binding protein 3 isoform X1 — translation MAELAQGQSQSAAPVGIKPEGFVDALHRARQIAAKIGDIPHLNNSTTLVDPSVYGYGVQKRPLDDGGLRVSGLHGAQIRDTERIGNQLGALVHQRAVITEEFKVPDKMVGFIIGRGGEQISRIQIESGCKIQIAPDSGGMPERPCVLTGTPESIEQAKRLLGQIVDRCRNGPGFHNDVDGNSTIQEILIPASKVGLVIGKGGETIKQLQERTGVKMIMIQDGPMPTGADKPLRITGDAFKVQQAREMVLEIIREKDQADFRGVRSDFSARMGGGSIEVSVPRFAVGIVIGRNGEMIKKIQNDAGVRIQFKPDDGISSERVAQVMGLPDRCQHAAHIISELILTAQERDGFGSLAVARGRGRGRGDWSIGTPGGMQEITYTVPADKCGLVIGKGGENIKSINQQSGAHVELQRNPPPNTDPGVRIFTIRGVPQQIELARHLIDEKVGGTSMGGPGGFGQSPFSQAPATPHQNGPQAFMTQGWGSTYQTWQQPGQQVPSQQSQQQNSHPDYSKAWEEYFKKQSHAASAASQASSQPDYTMAWAEYYRQQAAYYGQTLGQAQAHSQEQ, via the exons ATGGCGGAGCTGGCGCAGGGGCAGAGCCAGAGCGCGGCGCCCGTGGGAATCAAGCCCGAGGGTTTCGTGGACGCTCTGCACCGGGCCCGGCAG ATTGCTGCTAAAATTGGAGATATTCCTCACTTGAATAATTCTACAACGCTTGTGGACCCGTCAGTCTACGGTTATGGAGTGCAGAAACGGCCCCTGGATGATGGAG GTCTCCGTGTAAGTGGGCTCCATGGAGCACAGatcagagacacagagagaa TAGGTAACCAGTTAGGGGCCCTGGTACATCAAAG ggctGTAATAACAGAAGAGTTCAAAGTGCCTGATAAAATGGTTGGATTTA TAATCGGCAGGGGAGGAGAACAGATCTCACGAATTCAGATAGAGTCTGGCTGCAAAATTCAAATTGCTCCAG ACAGTGGTGGGATGCCTGAGAGGCCCTGTGTACTTACTGGGACACCAGAGAGCATTGA ACAAGCAAAACGGCTACTGGGGCAGATTGTAGATCGCTGTCGGAACGGACCTGGTTTTCACAACGATGTTGATGGCAACAGTACCATTCAGGAGATTTTGATCCCGGCATCCAAAGTGGGTCTAGTCATCGGCAAAGGAGGTGAAACAATAAAACAGTTGCAG GAGCGAACAGGTGTGAAAATGATTATGATCCAAGATGGTCCTATGCCTACTGGAGCAGATAAACCTCTCCGTATTACTGGAGATGCATTTAAAGTACAG CAAGCGAGGGAAATGGTACTGGAGATCATCCGAGAGAAAGATCAGGCAGACTTCCGAGGCGTACGCAGTGATTTCAGTGCTAGAATGGGAGGAGGCAGCATAGAG GTCTCTGTGCCCAGGTTTGCTGTTGGAATTGTGATaggaagaaatggagaaatgatCAAAAAGATTCAGAATGATGCTGGAGTTAGGATTCAATTTAAACCAG ATGATGGGATTAGCTCTGAAAGAGTCGCACAGGTCATGGGGCTCCCTGATCGGTGTCAACATGCAGCACACATCATCAGTGAGCTCATCCTCACGGCTCAG gaACGTGATGGCTTTGGAAGCTTGGCTGTTGCCCGAGGAAGAGGTCGTGGCCGTGGGGACTGGAGCATTGGAACACCTGGAGGCATGCAGGAAATCACCTACACTGTTCCAGCTGACAAGTGTGGCCTCGTTATAGGCAAAG GTGGTGAGAACATCAAGAGCATAAATCAGCAGTCGGGAGCTCatgtggagctgcagagaaacCCACCCCCAAACACAGACCCTGGCGTAAGAATATTCACAATCAGAGGGGTCCCCCAGCAAATCGAGCTCGCTAGACATCTCATAGATGAGAAAGTTGGT GGTACCAGCATGGGTGGACCTGGAGGATTTGGTCAAAGTCCGTTCAGCCAAGCACCTGCTACACCTCATCAAAA TGGTCCTCAGGCGTTCAtgacacagggctggggcagtACCTACCAGACGTGGCAGCAGCCTGGACAGCAAGTCCCAA GCcaacagagccagcagcagaacagccaTCCTGATTACAGCAAAGCATGGGAGGAGTATTTCAAAAAACAGA GTcatgctgccagtgctgcttcTCAGGCAAGTTCCCAGCCGGACTACACGATGGCTTGGGCAGAGTATTACCGACAGCAGGCTGCCTACTACGGGCAGACACTAGGGCAGGCTCAGGCCCACAGCCAG gAGCAGTAG
- the FUBP3 gene encoding far upstream element-binding protein 3 isoform X2, translating to MAELAQGQSQSAAPVGIKPEGFVDALHRARQIAAKIGDIPHLNNSTTLVDPSVYGYGVQKRPLDDGGLRVSGLHGAQIRDTERSNQLGALVHQRAVITEEFKVPDKMVGFIIGRGGEQISRIQIESGCKIQIAPDSGGMPERPCVLTGTPESIEQAKRLLGQIVDRCRNGPGFHNDVDGNSTIQEILIPASKVGLVIGKGGETIKQLQERTGVKMIMIQDGPMPTGADKPLRITGDAFKVQQAREMVLEIIREKDQADFRGVRSDFSARMGGGSIEVSVPRFAVGIVIGRNGEMIKKIQNDAGVRIQFKPDDGISSERVAQVMGLPDRCQHAAHIISELILTAQERDGFGSLAVARGRGRGRGDWSIGTPGGMQEITYTVPADKCGLVIGKGGENIKSINQQSGAHVELQRNPPPNTDPGVRIFTIRGVPQQIELARHLIDEKVGGTSMGGPGGFGQSPFSQAPATPHQNGPQAFMTQGWGSTYQTWQQPGQQVPSQQSQQQNSHPDYSKAWEEYFKKQSHAASAASQASSQPDYTMAWAEYYRQQAAYYGQTLGQAQAHSQEQ from the exons ATGGCGGAGCTGGCGCAGGGGCAGAGCCAGAGCGCGGCGCCCGTGGGAATCAAGCCCGAGGGTTTCGTGGACGCTCTGCACCGGGCCCGGCAG ATTGCTGCTAAAATTGGAGATATTCCTCACTTGAATAATTCTACAACGCTTGTGGACCCGTCAGTCTACGGTTATGGAGTGCAGAAACGGCCCCTGGATGATGGAG GTCTCCGTGTAAGTGGGCTCCATGGAGCACAGatcagagacacagagagaa GTAACCAGTTAGGGGCCCTGGTACATCAAAG ggctGTAATAACAGAAGAGTTCAAAGTGCCTGATAAAATGGTTGGATTTA TAATCGGCAGGGGAGGAGAACAGATCTCACGAATTCAGATAGAGTCTGGCTGCAAAATTCAAATTGCTCCAG ACAGTGGTGGGATGCCTGAGAGGCCCTGTGTACTTACTGGGACACCAGAGAGCATTGA ACAAGCAAAACGGCTACTGGGGCAGATTGTAGATCGCTGTCGGAACGGACCTGGTTTTCACAACGATGTTGATGGCAACAGTACCATTCAGGAGATTTTGATCCCGGCATCCAAAGTGGGTCTAGTCATCGGCAAAGGAGGTGAAACAATAAAACAGTTGCAG GAGCGAACAGGTGTGAAAATGATTATGATCCAAGATGGTCCTATGCCTACTGGAGCAGATAAACCTCTCCGTATTACTGGAGATGCATTTAAAGTACAG CAAGCGAGGGAAATGGTACTGGAGATCATCCGAGAGAAAGATCAGGCAGACTTCCGAGGCGTACGCAGTGATTTCAGTGCTAGAATGGGAGGAGGCAGCATAGAG GTCTCTGTGCCCAGGTTTGCTGTTGGAATTGTGATaggaagaaatggagaaatgatCAAAAAGATTCAGAATGATGCTGGAGTTAGGATTCAATTTAAACCAG ATGATGGGATTAGCTCTGAAAGAGTCGCACAGGTCATGGGGCTCCCTGATCGGTGTCAACATGCAGCACACATCATCAGTGAGCTCATCCTCACGGCTCAG gaACGTGATGGCTTTGGAAGCTTGGCTGTTGCCCGAGGAAGAGGTCGTGGCCGTGGGGACTGGAGCATTGGAACACCTGGAGGCATGCAGGAAATCACCTACACTGTTCCAGCTGACAAGTGTGGCCTCGTTATAGGCAAAG GTGGTGAGAACATCAAGAGCATAAATCAGCAGTCGGGAGCTCatgtggagctgcagagaaacCCACCCCCAAACACAGACCCTGGCGTAAGAATATTCACAATCAGAGGGGTCCCCCAGCAAATCGAGCTCGCTAGACATCTCATAGATGAGAAAGTTGGT GGTACCAGCATGGGTGGACCTGGAGGATTTGGTCAAAGTCCGTTCAGCCAAGCACCTGCTACACCTCATCAAAA TGGTCCTCAGGCGTTCAtgacacagggctggggcagtACCTACCAGACGTGGCAGCAGCCTGGACAGCAAGTCCCAA GCcaacagagccagcagcagaacagccaTCCTGATTACAGCAAAGCATGGGAGGAGTATTTCAAAAAACAGA GTcatgctgccagtgctgcttcTCAGGCAAGTTCCCAGCCGGACTACACGATGGCTTGGGCAGAGTATTACCGACAGCAGGCTGCCTACTACGGGCAGACACTAGGGCAGGCTCAGGCCCACAGCCAG gAGCAGTAG